Proteins from one Salaquimonas pukyongi genomic window:
- a CDS encoding FecR family protein, giving the protein MLKKIRSVMPQAGVRALLPALPLLLLVTPAPAQTVEEIGRSIRVKNVVTGSLNNRRLAPRDPVYASESVSAEFNSHGEIRLNDKSRIIVGENSVIHLDEFVVGADGFQQGTIEVAKGAFRFITGNSPKGAFTVKTPVSTIGVRGTVFDVYVNALGLTRVILFKGEIEACSSSNCVVVNRPCDIAEVTSSEAHELPYLRSGDRTGEDSNYTLTSRQNRFRLGWRAPVLTCAIRAAFDPAVKKAPAPSQGSEGGSGKTEPSPRSDRKSDPQSNDYGPTTGYP; this is encoded by the coding sequence ATGTTGAAGAAAATCCGGTCCGTTATGCCGCAAGCCGGTGTCCGCGCACTGTTGCCGGCACTTCCGCTGCTGTTGCTGGTAACGCCCGCGCCCGCACAGACGGTTGAGGAGATCGGGCGTTCGATCAGGGTTAAGAATGTGGTGACCGGTTCCCTGAACAACCGGCGTCTTGCGCCCAGGGACCCGGTCTATGCCAGCGAGTCTGTTTCCGCTGAATTCAACTCCCATGGTGAAATCCGCCTGAACGACAAATCCCGCATCATTGTCGGCGAAAACTCCGTTATTCACCTTGACGAGTTTGTCGTCGGCGCAGACGGCTTTCAGCAGGGCACCATCGAGGTGGCCAAGGGGGCTTTCCGTTTCATCACCGGCAATTCTCCAAAGGGCGCCTTCACGGTAAAGACCCCGGTGTCGACCATCGGCGTGCGGGGAACGGTCTTCGATGTCTATGTCAATGCGCTTGGCCTGACCCGTGTCATCCTGTTCAAGGGAGAGATAGAGGCCTGTTCAAGCAGCAATTGCGTCGTCGTGAACCGGCCCTGCGATATTGCCGAGGTAACGTCCAGCGAGGCGCACGAATTGCCTTACCTGCGTTCTGGCGACCGTACCGGAGAGGATAGCAATTATACCCTGACCTCCCGCCAGAATCGTTTTCGCCTTGGATGGCGTGCCCCGGTGCTGACCTGCGCCATCCGCGCCGCTTTCGACCCGGCCGTCAAAAAGGCGCCAGCGCCATCTCAGGGCAGTGAAGGTGGCAGCGGAAAAACGGAACCGTCGCCGAGATCCGACCGGAAATCAGATCCGCAGTCCAATGATTATGGCCCTACTACCGGCTATCCGTGA
- a CDS encoding YcjX family protein produces MASITNLADEALIALDNLQDSAKNLFQPTVRLGVTGLSRSGKTVFITALVHNLLKGGRLPLFEAHASGRIAKAQLNPQPTMDVPRFSYEEHIKTLVEERAWPDSTRAISELRLTLHYESASAFSRRFGAGTLNIDIVDYPGEWLLDLPLLGMTFTEWSRQALELAQKGNRKKLAEKWLKLLAKTDAAKDADENRAIDLAREFTGYLKACREDETALSTLPPGRFLMPGDLKDSPALTFSPLDPGDGEKAASTSLYALMAKRFEAYKDVVVRPFFREHFARLDRQIVLVDPLQAINAGPEALGDLEHALADILRCFRAGSSSWLPSLVLRRIDKILFAATKADHLHHENHQRLEAILNLLVNRAVERAHYAGAKAQVLAMAAVRATKEGVVEEGGETFPVILGEPISGETIGDKTFDGKTQTAVFPGDLPKDVSVLLDETGKGSVAGDLRFVRFRPPKLETTAEGLTLSLPHIRLDRALEFLLGDQLA; encoded by the coding sequence TTGGCCAGCATCACCAATCTCGCCGATGAGGCGCTGATTGCGCTCGATAACCTGCAGGACAGCGCGAAAAACCTGTTTCAGCCGACGGTGCGCCTCGGCGTGACGGGCCTGTCGCGTTCGGGCAAGACGGTGTTCATTACCGCCCTGGTGCACAACCTGCTAAAGGGCGGCAGGCTGCCGCTGTTTGAAGCCCATGCCAGCGGCCGCATCGCCAAGGCGCAGCTCAACCCGCAGCCTACCATGGATGTGCCGCGCTTTTCCTATGAAGAACACATCAAGACGCTGGTGGAAGAACGCGCCTGGCCGGATTCGACCCGGGCGATCTCCGAACTGCGCCTGACGCTGCACTATGAAAGTGCATCCGCCTTTTCGCGCCGGTTCGGTGCGGGAACGCTCAACATCGACATCGTCGATTATCCCGGGGAATGGCTGCTCGATCTGCCACTGCTGGGCATGACCTTTACCGAATGGAGCCGGCAGGCGCTTGAACTGGCGCAAAAGGGTAATCGCAAGAAACTTGCTGAAAAATGGCTGAAGCTGCTGGCAAAGACCGATGCGGCAAAGGATGCGGACGAGAACCGGGCGATTGACCTTGCACGGGAATTCACCGGCTATCTGAAGGCCTGCCGGGAAGATGAAACGGCGCTGTCGACCCTGCCGCCGGGCCGGTTCCTGATGCCGGGCGATCTGAAGGATTCCCCTGCCCTGACCTTTTCGCCGCTTGACCCCGGCGACGGGGAGAAGGCTGCCTCAACATCCCTTTACGCACTGATGGCAAAGCGGTTCGAAGCTTACAAGGATGTGGTCGTACGGCCCTTTTTTCGCGAGCATTTTGCCCGCCTCGACCGCCAGATCGTTCTGGTCGATCCGCTGCAGGCGATCAATGCCGGGCCGGAGGCGCTGGGCGATCTTGAACATGCCCTGGCCGATATCCTGCGCTGTTTCAGGGCCGGATCGTCTTCCTGGCTGCCGTCCCTGGTGCTGCGTCGCATCGACAAAATCCTGTTTGCCGCGACCAAGGCCGATCATCTTCATCATGAAAACCATCAGCGGCTGGAGGCAATTCTCAACCTGCTGGTCAACCGTGCCGTGGAGCGGGCCCACTATGCCGGCGCCAAGGCCCAGGTCCTTGCCATGGCCGCCGTGCGGGCAACCAAGGAGGGTGTGGTGGAGGAAGGCGGGGAAACCTTTCCGGTCATTCTGGGCGAACCGATCAGCGGAGAGACGATCGGGGACAAGACGTTCGACGGCAAAACGCAGACGGCGGTGTTTCCGGGGGACCTGCCAAAAGATGTTTCCGTACTGCTCGATGAAACCGGCAAGGGCAGCGTTGCCGGTGATTTGCGTTTCGTGCGCTTTCGCCCGCCAAAACTGGAAACCACCGCGGAGGGGCTGACCCTTTCGCTGCCGCACATCCGGCTTGACCGGGCGCTCGAGTTTCTGCTCGGCGATCAGCTGGCTTGA
- the ald gene encoding alanine dehydrogenase yields MRIGVPKEIKNNEFRVGLTPGSVREYVAHGHKVFVETNAGGGINASDKDYRAAGATILKTAKDVFAKADMIVKVKEPQPAEWKMLRADQILYTYLHLAPDPAQTKGLIASGCTAVAYETVTDNRGALPLLAPMSEVAGRLSIQAAATALQKPNGGRGKLMGGVPGVAPANVVVIGGGVVGTHAAKMAVGLGASVTMLDRSLPRLRELDDLFGGRVITRYSTTDTIEECVNEADAVIGAVLIPGASAPKLVNRKMLKNMRKGAVLVDVAIDQGGCFETSKATTHAAPTYEVDGIIHYCVANMPGAVPMTSSYALNNATLQYGLQLADKGLDAIRGNIHLQNGLNVHRGMITNEAVAQSLKKKMVAPLKALETA; encoded by the coding sequence ATGCGCATTGGCGTGCCGAAGGAGATTAAGAACAACGAATTTCGCGTCGGGCTGACGCCGGGTTCTGTTCGTGAATATGTTGCCCATGGCCACAAGGTATTTGTCGAAACCAATGCCGGGGGCGGCATCAATGCTTCCGACAAGGATTACCGGGCAGCTGGGGCGACCATCCTCAAGACGGCAAAGGACGTCTTTGCCAAGGCCGACATGATCGTCAAGGTGAAGGAGCCCCAGCCCGCAGAGTGGAAAATGCTGCGTGCCGACCAGATCCTCTATACCTATCTGCATCTGGCTCCGGACCCGGCACAAACCAAGGGCTTGATTGCCTCCGGCTGCACGGCAGTTGCCTATGAGACCGTGACCGACAATCGCGGCGCCCTGCCGCTGCTGGCGCCGATGTCGGAAGTTGCCGGACGCCTTTCGATCCAGGCGGCTGCAACGGCGCTGCAAAAACCCAATGGCGGCCGGGGCAAGCTGATGGGCGGCGTTCCGGGCGTTGCGCCCGCCAATGTGGTGGTGATCGGCGGCGGTGTCGTCGGCACCCATGCCGCCAAGATGGCCGTTGGCCTTGGTGCCAGCGTCACAATGCTCGATCGCTCCTTGCCGCGCCTGCGGGAGCTGGACGATCTGTTCGGGGGACGCGTCATCACCCGCTATTCGACCACCGACACGATCGAGGAATGTGTCAACGAGGCCGATGCGGTCATCGGCGCGGTTTTAATCCCGGGCGCTTCTGCTCCCAAGCTGGTAAACCGCAAAATGCTCAAGAACATGCGCAAGGGTGCGGTACTGGTCGACGTTGCGATCGATCAGGGCGGTTGCTTTGAAACCTCCAAGGCAACCACCCACGCAGCACCAACCTATGAGGTCGACGGTATCATTCACTATTGCGTTGCCAACATGCCGGGCGCTGTGCCGATGACCTCGTCCTACGCGCTCAACAACGCAACCCTGCAATACGGCCTGCAATTGGCCGACAAGGGGCTTGATGCCATTCGCGGCAACATCCACCTGCAGAACGGCCTCAACGTTCATCGCGGCATGATCACCAATGAGGCCGTTGCCCAGTCGCTGAAGAAAAAGATGGTTGCTCCGCTCAAGGCGCTTGAAACCGCCTGA
- the folB gene encoding dihydroneopterin aldolase, with the protein MSDYTITLKNCAFFARHGIYNEEEVLGQRFFVDAVLKVDGGTSLENDDITGTVDYGKAFRVIERVVTGQRRYLIEALALQVAKALCKKFKMIRRAEITIRKPNAPVQGILDTIEVTVVYPQ; encoded by the coding sequence ATGAGCGACTACACCATCACCCTGAAAAACTGCGCCTTCTTCGCCCGCCATGGCATATACAACGAGGAAGAGGTGCTCGGTCAGCGCTTCTTTGTCGATGCGGTTCTCAAGGTCGATGGCGGCACTTCGCTCGAAAACGACGACATCACCGGCACCGTCGACTACGGCAAGGCGTTCAGGGTCATCGAACGGGTTGTTACCGGCCAGCGGCGCTATCTGATCGAGGCACTGGCGCTGCAGGTGGCAAAAGCCCTGTGCAAGAAGTTCAAGATGATCCGCAGGGCCGAAATCACCATCCGCAAGCCCAACGCACCGGTCCAGGGCATTCTCGACACCATCGAGGTGACGGTTGTCTACCCCCAATAG
- a CDS encoding Lrp/AsnC family transcriptional regulator: MPFERFDKIDRAILSALQDNARISNVDLAERVGLSQSACLRRVQLLEKEGVIEGYHAVISNRAIGQTITAIIQITLNGQSEEHLRKFEDAVSKCPFIVACFLMSGQSDYVIRVNARDMEHFEQIHKNWLSTLPGVSRMLSSFAMRMVVNRANVDVSSL, encoded by the coding sequence ATGCCATTTGAACGCTTCGACAAGATTGATCGTGCGATCCTTAGCGCGCTTCAGGACAATGCACGCATTTCCAATGTGGACCTCGCCGAACGGGTCGGGTTGTCGCAGTCGGCCTGCCTGCGGCGGGTGCAGTTGCTGGAAAAGGAAGGCGTTATCGAAGGCTATCACGCCGTCATTTCCAACCGTGCCATCGGCCAGACGATCACCGCGATCATCCAGATCACCCTCAACGGCCAGTCAGAAGAGCATCTTCGCAAGTTTGAGGACGCGGTTTCCAAATGCCCGTTCATCGTCGCCTGCTTTCTGATGTCGGGCCAGAGCGACTATGTCATCCGGGTCAACGCCCGTGACATGGAGCATTTCGAGCAGATTCACAAAAACTGGCTTTCCACCCTGCCCGGCGTTTCGAGAATGCTGTCCAGTTTTGCAATGCGCATGGTGGTCAACCGCGCCAATGTGGATGTTTCCAGTCTTTGA
- the folK gene encoding 2-amino-4-hydroxy-6-hydroxymethyldihydropteridine diphosphokinase, with the protein MSTPNSEQAPGSSSSRVWIGLGGNVGDVRSAMQTALAQIAALPETRIEAASALYRTKPWGDRDQDDFLNACLRMATALAPIELLAELKRIETGLQRRTTRRWGPRTIDLDILVYEGIEGTWDGLTLPHPRTAERIFVIRPLFDLNPQLVIEGKTVETHLDALIARGEGSEIELQDAADAWSGQYLQR; encoded by the coding sequence TTGTCTACCCCCAATAGTGAACAAGCCCCGGGAAGTTCCTCTTCACGGGTGTGGATCGGTCTTGGCGGCAATGTCGGCGACGTGCGCAGCGCGATGCAAACGGCACTTGCTCAGATTGCCGCTCTGCCTGAGACCCGCATTGAAGCAGCTTCGGCGCTTTATCGTACCAAACCGTGGGGCGATAGGGATCAGGACGATTTCCTGAACGCCTGCCTTCGCATGGCGACCGCGCTTGCGCCGATTGAATTGCTGGCGGAACTAAAACGGATCGAAACCGGCTTGCAGCGCCGCACGACACGCCGCTGGGGTCCGAGAACAATCGACCTCGACATTCTGGTCTATGAAGGCATTGAAGGGACGTGGGATGGCCTGACCCTGCCGCATCCAAGAACGGCTGAGCGGATATTCGTCATCCGTCCGCTGTTCGACCTTAACCCGCAATTGGTAATCGAGGGAAAAACCGTTGAAACACACCTTGATGCGCTGATTGCCAGGGGCGAAGGGTCGGAAATCGAATTGCAGGACGCAGCCGATGCCTGGTCCGGGCAGTATTTACAGCGATAG
- a CDS encoding SixA phosphatase family protein, with protein MRLIILRHLKTGWALPGQRDIGRQLEPRGIADAEIVAGWIGEHGLTPGHVYCSEAVRTRQTLDAITPAFEQAPGITHHPDLYSGTADDYLAVLESHGEAETLMIVGHNPSCAALANMLLDRNAALAPGSEKASIAYKYPTGAMAVFDFDIENWQDLRPGTGNLVHFLTPKPFRQPARS; from the coding sequence TTGCGTTTGATCATCTTGCGTCACCTGAAGACCGGCTGGGCCCTGCCCGGCCAGCGCGACATAGGGCGGCAGTTGGAGCCGCGCGGTATCGCCGATGCGGAAATCGTCGCAGGCTGGATCGGCGAGCACGGCCTGACGCCCGGCCATGTTTACTGCTCGGAAGCGGTGCGAACACGCCAGACGCTGGATGCCATCACGCCGGCTTTCGAACAGGCGCCGGGCATCACCCATCATCCGGACCTTTATTCCGGCACGGCGGATGACTACCTTGCCGTGCTTGAATCCCATGGCGAAGCTGAAACGCTGATGATCGTGGGGCACAATCCCTCCTGCGCGGCGCTTGCCAACATGCTGCTCGACCGCAATGCAGCGCTTGCCCCCGGCAGCGAGAAGGCATCCATCGCCTACAAATATCCAACCGGTGCGATGGCCGTTTTCGATTTCGACATCGAAAACTGGCAGGACCTGCGGCCAGGGACAGGAAATCTGGTTCATTTCCTGACGCCAAAGCCGTTTCGCCAGCCGGCCAGGTCATGA
- a CDS encoding alpha/beta hydrolase: MRRFGKIALVLLVVLVAVFLLGPRPDTRQSMTFDVSSLGDDLDAYLAGSEAAFSDIREGLHKEILWADPATKAKTPVSVVYLHGYSASRVEIDPVPQTVAKALGANLFYTRLGGHGRSGEAMAEATLSGWLDDTAEALAIGKRLGDKVLVLSVSTGGTLATWAASNGELSAMMDALVLISPNYAVHGAPIWLLNMPWAETLLPLVLGSQRSWEPRNEGQAHGWTTSYPSKAVFPMGALLKVVSSIDPAKIKVPALFVYSMQDTVVDAKRTAKIAAAWGGPAKSVKIENSEDKNHHVIAGDILSPGTTRAVEDTIIEWAKDLGL; the protein is encoded by the coding sequence ATGCGAAGGTTTGGCAAGATTGCGCTGGTGCTGCTCGTTGTCCTTGTGGCTGTCTTTTTGCTGGGGCCGCGTCCCGACACACGGCAATCCATGACCTTCGACGTCTCAAGCCTTGGCGATGACCTTGATGCCTATCTTGCCGGCAGCGAGGCGGCGTTTTCCGATATCCGTGAGGGCCTGCACAAGGAGATCCTGTGGGCCGATCCGGCCACGAAAGCCAAAACACCGGTGTCGGTCGTATATCTGCACGGCTATTCGGCCAGCCGGGTGGAAATCGATCCGGTGCCGCAGACCGTGGCAAAGGCGCTCGGCGCAAACCTCTTTTATACCCGGCTTGGCGGTCATGGGCGCAGTGGTGAAGCCATGGCCGAGGCAACGCTTTCGGGCTGGCTGGACGATACTGCTGAAGCACTGGCAATCGGAAAGCGGCTGGGCGACAAGGTATTGGTGCTTTCCGTCTCCACCGGCGGCACACTGGCGACCTGGGCGGCAAGCAATGGCGAACTTTCCGCCATGATGGATGCGCTGGTGCTGATCTCTCCCAATTATGCGGTGCATGGCGCCCCGATCTGGCTGCTCAACATGCCCTGGGCTGAAACCCTGCTGCCGCTGGTCCTCGGCTCACAGCGCTCCTGGGAGCCGCGAAACGAAGGCCAGGCCCATGGCTGGACGACCAGCTATCCCAGCAAGGCTGTGTTCCCCATGGGGGCGTTGCTGAAGGTGGTCTCAAGCATCGACCCGGCAAAAATCAAGGTACCTGCCCTGTTTGTCTATTCCATGCAGGACACGGTGGTGGATGCAAAGCGCACGGCAAAAATTGCCGCGGCCTGGGGCGGGCCGGCAAAGTCCGTCAAGATCGAAAACAGCGAGGACAAAAATCACCATGTCATTGCCGGTGACATTCTCAGTCCGGGCACGACCCGGGCGGTGGAGGATACCATCATCGAATGGGCCAAAGACCTGGGCCTATGA
- a CDS encoding YcjF family protein has translation MKQQSGDGDRAEPAATAKSQSARTARRPMAIDAAEKKRAKKVKLTTLPEEAVDPVYEDLVRSGANSEQMRDLQKLEAEPASPAGPPRTFSWGKLALSAFGLLAGLALSLWLDSLVRDLFARNTWLGYAALGLTALLVIAVLAIALREIRALWRLRSIDGLRHEAQTARTENNLVLARRVSKDVVSLLADHPETARGREKLAAHDGEVMDGRDMIDLIERDLLLPMDQTARAMVMGSAKRVSVVTAVSPRALIDVGFVLFENVRLIRRIGEHYGGKPGVLGAARLVRQVVFHLGATGAIAVGDGLLQQLIGHGLAAKLSARLGEGVVNGLLTARIGLAAMDICRPVAFGKNNRPKLSEFMSEIVRLQGNAPSGKPDG, from the coding sequence GTGAAACAACAATCGGGCGACGGGGATCGTGCCGAACCCGCAGCCACCGCAAAATCGCAGTCAGCCAGGACTGCCCGCAGGCCCATGGCCATCGACGCGGCGGAGAAGAAGCGCGCGAAAAAGGTCAAACTGACCACCCTGCCGGAGGAAGCAGTCGATCCCGTATACGAGGATCTGGTGAGATCCGGTGCCAACTCAGAACAGATGCGCGACCTGCAGAAACTGGAAGCAGAACCTGCTTCCCCTGCCGGTCCACCGCGCACCTTCAGCTGGGGTAAGCTGGCGCTTTCAGCTTTCGGCCTGCTGGCTGGCCTTGCGCTGTCGCTCTGGCTCGACAGCCTGGTGCGAGACCTGTTTGCCCGAAACACCTGGCTTGGTTATGCCGCGCTCGGGCTCACCGCACTGCTGGTCATTGCCGTCCTCGCCATCGCGCTGCGGGAAATCAGGGCACTTTGGCGGTTGCGAAGCATTGACGGATTGCGCCATGAGGCGCAGACGGCCCGCACCGAAAACAACCTTGTCCTTGCCCGCCGGGTTTCGAAAGACGTTGTCTCGCTTCTGGCCGATCACCCAGAAACCGCGCGCGGCCGGGAGAAGCTCGCAGCCCATGACGGCGAAGTGATGGATGGGCGCGACATGATTGATCTGATCGAGCGCGACCTGCTCTTGCCGATGGACCAGACGGCACGGGCAATGGTGATGGGCTCCGCCAAACGGGTTTCTGTGGTAACGGCCGTCAGCCCGAGGGCGCTGATCGATGTGGGGTTCGTGCTGTTTGAAAACGTCCGGCTTATCCGCCGCATCGGCGAGCATTATGGTGGAAAGCCAGGTGTTCTGGGCGCTGCCAGGCTGGTCCGCCAGGTGGTGTTTCATCTGGGTGCCACCGGCGCCATCGCCGTCGGCGACGGACTGTTGCAGCAATTGATCGGCCATGGCCTCGCGGCAAAACTGTCAGCGCGGCTTGGCGAAGGGGTTGTCAACGGGCTTCTGACCGCCCGAATCGGCCTCGCCGCCATGGATATCTGCCGGCCGGTTGCCTTCGGAAAAAACAACCGCCCGAAGCTTTCCGAGTTCATGTCAGAGATCGTCAGGCTGCAGGGGAATGCCCCTTCCGGCAAGCCGGATGGCTGA
- the folP gene encoding dihydropteroate synthase: MAFDPFAPSLWKLGHGREIEIGPRAVIMGVLNVTPDSFSDGGRYERPDAAIRRARRMAREGAAIIDIGGESSRPGFNEISAAEEQDRILPVFEALKNDGILLSVDTWRAETAVLAVKAGAHIINDVWGFQRDKELAGVAANHSSGCLLMHTGRERDKDADVIRDQHAFLKESLKAAAAEGVERERIMLDPGFGFAKDHQENIDLLARMEELFSLGYPILTGTSRKRFIGHVTGRSAGRRDTGTAATSVIARMKGSAVFRVHDVAKNRDALRIADAVLAAEGRVLSQPSP; this comes from the coding sequence ATGGCTTTTGATCCCTTTGCTCCTTCCCTCTGGAAGCTCGGCCATGGCCGGGAGATTGAAATCGGCCCGCGGGCCGTGATCATGGGCGTGTTGAACGTAACGCCGGATTCGTTTTCCGATGGCGGCCGCTATGAGCGCCCGGATGCAGCCATTCGCCGTGCCAGACGCATGGCAAGGGAAGGGGCGGCGATCATCGACATTGGCGGGGAATCCTCGCGCCCCGGTTTCAACGAGATTTCCGCGGCTGAAGAGCAGGACCGCATTCTGCCGGTTTTCGAGGCCCTGAAGAATGACGGAATTCTGCTTTCGGTCGATACCTGGCGGGCCGAAACGGCAGTTCTTGCCGTCAAGGCCGGCGCTCACATTATCAACGATGTGTGGGGCTTCCAGCGCGACAAGGAGCTTGCCGGCGTGGCGGCCAACCATTCAAGCGGCTGTCTTTTGATGCATACCGGGCGTGAGCGAGACAAGGATGCCGACGTCATCCGCGATCAGCATGCTTTCTTGAAAGAAAGCCTCAAGGCCGCAGCCGCCGAAGGCGTAGAGCGCGAAAGGATCATGCTGGATCCCGGATTTGGCTTTGCCAAGGATCACCAGGAAAACATCGACCTGCTGGCCCGCATGGAAGAGCTGTTTTCCCTTGGCTATCCCATTTTGACCGGCACTTCGCGCAAGCGGTTTATCGGTCACGTAACGGGCCGTTCTGCCGGCCGCCGTGATACCGGTACGGCTGCGACAAGCGTTATCGCACGGATGAAAGGAAGCGCTGTCTTTCGGGTGCATGATGTGGCAAAAAACCGCGATGCGTTGCGCATTGCCGATGCCGTACTGGCCGCAGAAGGCCGCGTTTTAAGCCAACCCAGCCCGTAA
- a CDS encoding MBL fold metallo-hydrolase translates to MQSINPGETDDLSVTFWGTRGTRMVTGDGFTRYGRKTICAEVRCGRRVIVLDAGSGLVPLGSAMMGNGIRAFDLLLTHAHYDHVEGIPFFEPFYDPGFSIGFWSGKLKGIDRTRDIVDGLMKEPYFPIRREKFRAGIRYHDLEDGASIDLGDGIMVYTMRLHHPGGATGYRIEYGGKRFAFITDTAHAPGQRDAALVSFLKDADAFAYDCSYVDEEFPRFASFGHSTWEEAERLRKEAGARHVFGIHHMPFRDDAALDRIAARMERDMANCTVTKDGMQIRL, encoded by the coding sequence ATGCAATCCATAAATCCTGGTGAAACGGACGATCTGTCCGTGACGTTCTGGGGCACCCGCGGAACCCGCATGGTCACCGGAGATGGCTTTACGCGCTATGGCCGCAAGACCATCTGCGCGGAAGTGCGTTGCGGCAGGCGCGTCATCGTGCTGGACGCAGGATCGGGCCTTGTGCCGCTGGGCTCTGCCATGATGGGCAACGGGATTCGTGCATTCGATCTGTTGCTGACCCACGCCCATTACGACCATGTTGAAGGCATTCCCTTCTTCGAACCGTTTTACGATCCGGGCTTTTCGATCGGATTTTGGTCCGGCAAGCTGAAAGGGATCGATCGCACGCGGGACATCGTCGATGGCCTCATGAAGGAACCGTATTTTCCTATTCGCCGGGAAAAATTTCGTGCGGGCATTCGATATCATGACCTGGAAGACGGCGCCTCGATTGATCTGGGTGATGGCATCATGGTTTACACAATGCGGCTGCACCATCCCGGCGGGGCAACCGGATACCGGATCGAATATGGTGGCAAGCGCTTTGCCTTCATTACGGATACAGCTCACGCACCGGGCCAGCGCGATGCTGCGCTTGTGTCGTTTTTAAAGGACGCGGATGCCTTCGCCTATGACTGCAGCTATGTGGATGAAGAGTTTCCACGCTTTGCCAGTTTCGGCCACTCAACCTGGGAAGAGGCGGAGCGGTTGAGGAAGGAAGCCGGGGCGCGCCATGTTTTCGGCATCCATCACATGCCGTTTCGCGACGATGCGGCGCTGGACAGGATTGCCGCCCGGATGGAACGGGACATGGCAAACTGCACCGTTACCAAGGATGGCATGCAGATCAGGCTGTAA